Proteins encoded by one window of Elaeis guineensis isolate ETL-2024a chromosome 12, EG11, whole genome shotgun sequence:
- the LOC105033496 gene encoding protein RESPONSE TO LOW SULFUR 3 has translation MAPGMAITDPALGKQGFGLGLRKPAVAVAVEEVEELRRRNEVLEREVRERQTREEEMRRELEMTRARLRAVEEAEERLCVQLGEIEAEAVVEARDYHRRIKVLSDELEEARRILGSSSSPSPLASHRRFLVRLDGSH, from the coding sequence ATGGCTCCCGGAATGGCGATCACCGATCCGGCGTTAGGGAAGCAAGGGTTTGGCCTCGGGTTGAGGAAGCCTGCGGTGGCGGTGGCGGTGGAGGAGGTGGAGGAGCTGCGGCGGAGGAACGAGGTGCTGGAGAGGGAGGTTAGGGAGAGGCAGACGAGGGAGGAGGAGATGAGGAGGGAGTTGGAGATGACGAGGGCGCGCCTGAGGGCGGTGGAGGAGGCAGAGGAGCGGCTGTGCGTTCAATTGGGGGAGATCGAGGCGGAGGCGGTGGTAGAGGCGAGGGATTACCACCGCCGGATCAAGGTTCTCTCCGACGAGCTCGAGGAAGCCCGCAGGATTCTCGGCTCTTCCTCCTCGCCCTCGCCGTTGGCGTCTCACCGCCGGTTCCTCGTCCGCTTGGACGGATCGCACTAA